The Bradyrhizobium ottawaense genome window below encodes:
- a CDS encoding helix-turn-helix transcriptional regulator produces MKADKIDGAGLSRVLNRLGEAAVNPEAWRDIMDDICRAVGASAAILLQSDVRTPDVPRTASIAEATDLYFRNNWHLRDPRAKAFPRMMAGEVVTDLDMMTPEQIRADPMYNEVLFPFGYRWFAGIGFWADSAAWALTIQRTGHEGAFEAPDKQLLAQLAPRLTETATLATVMGRVALSSMTDVLDRVQQPALILNREGMVLRTNTAAETGFDNEIRIRERRLVVHDKQAMTRLDQLISMIRSTPDAAAMPASPILVRRTAKPPVVLRILPVDGAARSVFLGARAMLILSNLIPRAAPDPALIGQAFDLTPAESRLAALLATGASLASASEHLRISRETARNHLKSIFSKTGAHRQSEPNRALTIRTGHSLRTGKFTGKTPTAGPALATRVGGNHLKIRRNPERRGRIGTGNFSLANRDSPGREHGKISGGLQWRACRTLATRLQ; encoded by the coding sequence TTGAAAGCCGACAAAATCGACGGTGCAGGACTGTCGAGGGTCCTCAATCGACTTGGCGAGGCCGCCGTGAATCCGGAAGCATGGCGCGACATCATGGATGACATCTGCAGGGCGGTGGGCGCGTCGGCGGCCATACTCCTTCAAAGTGACGTCAGGACTCCCGACGTTCCACGCACGGCATCGATCGCCGAGGCCACCGATCTCTACTTCAGGAACAACTGGCACTTAAGAGACCCGCGCGCCAAGGCTTTTCCGCGCATGATGGCGGGCGAGGTCGTGACCGACCTCGATATGATGACCCCGGAGCAGATTCGCGCCGATCCCATGTACAACGAGGTGCTGTTCCCGTTCGGATACCGGTGGTTCGCCGGCATCGGCTTCTGGGCCGACAGCGCAGCGTGGGCATTGACGATCCAGCGAACCGGCCACGAAGGCGCATTCGAGGCACCCGACAAGCAACTGCTTGCCCAATTGGCGCCGCGCCTGACCGAGACCGCCACGCTCGCGACGGTGATGGGAAGGGTCGCGCTCTCCTCGATGACCGATGTGCTCGACCGGGTCCAACAGCCCGCATTGATCCTCAATCGGGAAGGAATGGTCCTGCGCACCAACACGGCAGCCGAAACTGGATTCGACAACGAGATCCGCATCAGGGAGCGGCGCCTCGTTGTTCACGACAAGCAGGCGATGACAAGGCTCGATCAGCTGATCAGCATGATCCGATCGACGCCGGATGCCGCGGCCATGCCCGCCTCTCCAATCCTTGTCCGCCGGACGGCAAAGCCACCGGTCGTGTTGCGGATCCTGCCGGTGGACGGCGCGGCGCGCTCCGTCTTCCTCGGCGCTCGCGCCATGCTGATCCTGTCCAACCTCATCCCGCGCGCGGCGCCGGACCCGGCGCTGATCGGCCAGGCCTTCGATCTCACGCCGGCGGAATCTCGACTGGCCGCGCTGCTTGCAACCGGCGCATCGCTCGCCAGCGCTTCCGAGCACCTGCGCATCTCGCGCGAAACCGCCCGCAACCACCTCAAGTCGATCTTCTCGAAGACGGGCGCGCACCGCCAGTCGGAGCCGAACCGGGCGCTGACCATACGAACGGGTCATTCCCTGCGAACAGGGAAATTTACAGGGAAAACGCCCACCGCAGGACCCGCCTTGGCAACGAGAGTTGGCGGGAACCACTTGAAAATCCGCAGAAATCCCGAGCGTCGCGGTCGCATCGGAACAGGGAATTTTTCGCTGGCAAACAGGGACTCTCCTGGCCGTGAGCACGGAAAAATATCCGGCGGACTTCAGTGGCGCGCCTGTCGGACACTGGCAACGCGGCTACAGTGA
- the opgC gene encoding OpgC domain-containing protein: MQDRTASPKLFAGAPPELKVNSRDPRIDACRGIALWCIFLDHVPNNIGSWLTLRNYGFSDAAEVFMFVSGVTCALAYGKVRSCEGWTSVIRRTLRRSWDIYVAFLLLTLACAILVHLAGGDRLADESNTRILLDQPGSALAHAAILQYRPVNTDVLPIFVLLHLFFAPLLWLLLRMPNVTLGASLALYALVQMFGWSMPAWPSGHWAFNPLAWQLLAVLGAWMIIEGERVRPWLTSRTVLVPAALYLIFSLVIALSWRIKPLEALIPQGLTKLAYPLDKSNLDPLRLLHFLALAVVAVWFAPPNRQALTSAVMRGAILCGKHSLPIFCLGVLLTLASLLALLDISEGLAMQITLSVGGVLMMIVAATLLNLVKITPRLQPTVALAAGVRVPPAAWGTVGWRPLEAFRRGLRELGWAGGRNPVINCWFVDRQSHRVYQVFGLADGLVRPKADVIAASPKPAARNATATIPSAEYGF, translated from the coding sequence ATGCAGGATCGGACCGCATCCCCGAAGCTATTTGCGGGCGCTCCGCCGGAGCTCAAAGTCAACAGCCGCGACCCTCGCATTGATGCCTGCCGCGGCATCGCGCTCTGGTGCATCTTTCTTGATCATGTCCCCAATAACATTGGAAGTTGGCTGACGCTACGGAACTACGGCTTCAGCGATGCCGCGGAAGTGTTCATGTTCGTCTCGGGAGTCACCTGCGCGCTAGCCTACGGCAAAGTACGGAGTTGCGAGGGGTGGACCAGCGTGATCCGCCGGACCCTGCGGCGAAGTTGGGACATCTATGTCGCATTTCTGCTGCTGACGCTCGCCTGCGCCATCTTGGTTCACCTCGCAGGCGGGGACCGTCTTGCTGATGAGAGCAATACGCGCATTCTGTTGGATCAGCCGGGCTCGGCGCTCGCCCACGCAGCGATTCTGCAATACCGTCCGGTCAATACCGACGTATTGCCGATCTTCGTGCTTCTCCACCTCTTTTTCGCGCCGTTGCTGTGGTTGCTGCTCCGAATGCCGAACGTGACGCTTGGCGCCTCGCTGGCGCTTTATGCGCTGGTGCAAATGTTCGGCTGGTCCATGCCGGCGTGGCCGAGCGGCCATTGGGCTTTCAATCCACTGGCCTGGCAGCTATTGGCGGTTCTTGGTGCGTGGATGATAATCGAGGGCGAAAGAGTGCGCCCCTGGCTAACGTCTCGCACGGTGCTCGTGCCCGCCGCTCTCTATCTGATCTTCAGCCTCGTCATCGCATTGAGCTGGAGAATCAAGCCGTTGGAAGCGTTGATCCCGCAGGGGCTGACCAAACTGGCTTACCCGCTAGACAAATCCAATCTCGATCCGTTGCGTCTATTGCATTTCTTGGCTCTAGCGGTTGTGGCGGTATGGTTCGCGCCGCCCAATCGGCAAGCATTGACGAGTGCGGTGATGCGCGGCGCCATCCTCTGTGGCAAGCACTCGTTGCCAATCTTCTGCCTCGGCGTCCTGCTGACGCTCGCTAGCCTCCTGGCGCTGCTCGACATATCGGAAGGGCTTGCGATGCAGATCACGCTCAGCGTTGGTGGAGTCCTCATGATGATCGTGGCAGCGACGCTGCTGAACTTGGTCAAGATCACGCCCCGGCTGCAGCCGACTGTTGCTCTGGCTGCAGGCGTGCGCGTCCCGCCGGCTGCCTGGGGCACCGTTGGCTGGCGCCCCTTGGAGGCGTTCCGCCGAGGACTGCGCGAGCTCGGATGGGCCGGCGGCCGGAATCCCGTCATCAATTGCTGGTTCGTGGATAGGCAATCCCACCGAGTGTACCAGGTGTTTGGCCTCGCAGACGGATTAGTACGGCCGAAGGCGGATGTCATCGCGGCGTCGCCGAAGCCTGCAGCCAGGAATGCAACAGCGACCATTCCATCGGCGGAATATGGCTTTTGA
- a CDS encoding response regulator, which yields MKVLVVDDHTLIRAALHAVLKQLKREAVIFEASSGREAMHIVEEHPDISLILLDINLPDRDGFSVLCELRDRYARTAVVILSSSDDQDTVRRAFKFGALGFIPKTTEREVMLKAIELVFSGGVYIPLEILEKTAGPRHANKPMAPDSLKGLGLTDRQIEVLALLMKGKSNKVIARMLNMAVPTVKNHITVVLKALGVATRTEAIIKVGKMGWEWPKSGS from the coding sequence ATGAAGGTGCTTGTTGTTGACGATCACACATTGATTCGGGCCGCGCTGCACGCTGTCCTGAAGCAACTAAAGCGAGAAGCCGTTATATTCGAAGCTTCGAGCGGCCGAGAGGCCATGCACATCGTCGAGGAGCATCCCGACATCAGCCTCATTCTGCTTGATATCAATTTGCCTGATCGCGACGGCTTCTCCGTCCTTTGCGAACTGCGCGATCGCTATGCGAGGACTGCCGTCGTCATTCTCTCGTCCTCCGATGATCAAGACACAGTCAGGCGCGCCTTCAAATTCGGCGCGCTGGGTTTCATTCCGAAAACCACGGAACGCGAGGTGATGCTCAAGGCTATTGAATTGGTGTTCTCCGGCGGAGTTTACATCCCGTTGGAGATACTGGAGAAGACAGCGGGCCCACGGCATGCAAACAAGCCAATGGCGCCCGACTCGCTCAAGGGGCTCGGGTTGACCGATCGGCAAATTGAAGTACTTGCGCTCCTGATGAAGGGGAAGAGCAATAAGGTCATTGCCAGGATGCTCAATATGGCAGTGCCTACGGTGAAGAATCACATCACGGTCGTTCTCAAGGCGCTCGGCGTAGCGACGCGCACCGAGGCCATCATAAAGGTCGGAAAAATGGGCTGGGAGTGGCCGAAATCTGGATCATGA
- a CDS encoding MASE1 domain-containing protein translates to MSNPRSLAPETNSSRVVSYVGCLVAIGAIYLVLAKGGLALASIHPSSTPIWPPTGVALAAVLLGGYRTWPAIFAAALIANATTAGSVATAIAIAAGNALEAIVGAYLINRWSSGCNTFSTPDSVAKFAVICVVIATPISASIGLTSLTIFGYIEQKSFADAWITWWLGDVTGALVITPVIVLWASSRYHDFERHALQETVGVLTTAAVVGLIAFSPLIEQTPGRDPLGFLAILPMLWAALRRGPRDTATVALMLAGITIWGTLTGGGPFATTDLNASFLLVLMFLISITVPSLLLSADVEVRKKAEERLRRARVELEQKVAERTQELELASAAKSRFFAMASHDLRQPLHALGLFVAQLRTPLEPGERAKTIERVDATRKEMDEMFNSLLDISRLDAGMLIPYITEFPIGRLLQKSETAFDQATREKGVRLRVRPSDAWVRSDAMLLERILLNLVSNAVRYTLKGGILVGCRRRGEMLRIEVYDTGPGIPEDQKQNIFGEFFQVPAPEQNRSGGLGLGLAIVDRLRLLLNHPIELASTVGRGSRFTILVPKVDECVRAAAPADLPHPGAFAVDGKAILVIADTPIVQEGTGGLLSKWGCSVLAAGSDEAALVRLAEREQRPDLIISDYHLARGKTGIRAIEQINAAFGSSIPAILISGDTAAEPLRDAKDRGYVLLHKPVDPMQLRAVMHKLFRDHDGGRDAGAVS, encoded by the coding sequence ATGTCCAATCCTCGATCATTAGCTCCCGAGACAAATTCTAGCCGAGTTGTCAGCTACGTCGGTTGTCTGGTCGCAATCGGCGCCATCTATCTCGTCTTGGCCAAAGGTGGGCTTGCTCTCGCGTCCATTCATCCCAGTTCAACGCCAATTTGGCCGCCGACAGGTGTCGCGCTGGCGGCGGTGCTGTTGGGGGGATATCGGACCTGGCCAGCAATTTTTGCGGCAGCGTTGATTGCAAATGCGACGACGGCGGGCTCGGTTGCTACCGCAATCGCGATTGCGGCCGGCAACGCTCTTGAAGCGATTGTAGGCGCTTACCTCATTAATCGGTGGTCGAGCGGATGTAACACGTTTTCAACCCCCGATTCTGTCGCAAAGTTTGCGGTGATCTGCGTCGTCATCGCGACGCCGATCAGCGCCAGCATTGGACTGACCAGTCTGACAATCTTCGGGTACATCGAACAGAAAAGTTTCGCGGACGCGTGGATCACCTGGTGGCTGGGAGACGTGACAGGCGCACTGGTCATTACTCCCGTTATCGTGCTTTGGGCATCAAGCCGCTATCATGACTTCGAACGCCATGCGCTTCAGGAGACGGTTGGCGTCCTCACGACAGCGGCGGTTGTTGGACTCATTGCTTTCAGCCCTTTGATCGAGCAAACGCCCGGCCGAGATCCACTGGGTTTTCTGGCGATCTTGCCGATGTTGTGGGCGGCGCTGCGCCGCGGTCCACGCGATACCGCGACGGTCGCCCTGATGCTTGCGGGCATCACGATCTGGGGCACGCTCACGGGCGGCGGCCCGTTCGCAACTACGGACCTTAACGCATCGTTCCTGCTGGTGTTGATGTTCTTGATCAGCATTACCGTTCCAAGCTTGTTGCTGAGCGCTGATGTCGAGGTGCGCAAGAAAGCGGAGGAGCGTCTGCGCCGCGCGCGCGTCGAACTCGAGCAGAAGGTCGCAGAGCGAACGCAAGAGCTGGAGCTCGCCAGTGCCGCAAAGTCACGCTTTTTTGCCATGGCAAGCCATGATTTGCGGCAACCGTTACATGCATTAGGGCTGTTTGTTGCCCAGCTGCGCACGCCGCTCGAACCAGGGGAGAGGGCAAAGACGATCGAGCGGGTCGACGCAACGCGCAAGGAAATGGATGAAATGTTCAATTCGCTGCTGGACATTTCGAGACTCGATGCCGGGATGCTCATCCCTTACATTACCGAATTCCCGATCGGACGCCTGTTGCAAAAAAGCGAGACGGCGTTTGATCAGGCGACGCGAGAAAAAGGCGTGCGCTTACGGGTCAGGCCAAGTGACGCCTGGGTACGGAGCGACGCCATGCTGCTCGAACGCATATTGCTGAATCTGGTATCCAATGCTGTGCGCTATACGTTAAAGGGCGGGATCCTGGTCGGATGCCGTCGGCGCGGTGAAATGCTGCGCATCGAAGTATACGATACCGGTCCCGGCATTCCCGAGGATCAAAAGCAGAATATCTTTGGCGAGTTTTTTCAAGTTCCTGCTCCGGAGCAGAACCGGTCCGGCGGCCTGGGGCTCGGCCTTGCCATTGTCGACAGGCTTCGCTTGCTTCTCAACCATCCCATTGAGCTCGCTTCGACTGTGGGTCGCGGTTCGCGATTCACGATTCTGGTTCCGAAGGTCGACGAATGCGTCAGAGCCGCAGCGCCCGCCGACTTACCACACCCCGGCGCTTTTGCAGTCGACGGCAAGGCAATTCTTGTTATTGCCGATACTCCCATCGTGCAGGAGGGAACGGGCGGATTGCTCAGCAAATGGGGATGTTCGGTTCTTGCCGCCGGATCCGACGAAGCCGCACTGGTTCGACTTGCTGAGCGCGAACAACGCCCCGACCTCATAATCTCGGACTATCATCTCGCACGCGGGAAGACCGGAATCAGGGCAATTGAACAAATCAATGCGGCGTTTGGCTCGTCAATTCCTGCCATTCTCATCAGCGGCGATACGGCAGCTGAGCCACTGCGGGACGCCAAGGATAGAGGATACGTTTTGCTGCATAAGCCTGTCGACCCAATGCAGCTCCGCGCTGTCATGCACAAGCTGTTTAGGGATCACGATGGTGGGAGAGACGCTGGGGCAGTTTCATGA